One region of Prochlorococcus marinus str. GP2 genomic DNA includes:
- a CDS encoding DUF3303 domain-containing protein codes for MQLFLADCQFPDIENQVKAYQLFVEAWENGEISKSDKTDKFEMLFRVHAPGEGRVVCLCKAHSDKEIFAHFAPWRAKFGIHMEFTPVISCQNVVDYHKDLFKTLG; via the coding sequence ATGCAATTATTTCTTGCTGACTGCCAATTCCCAGATATTGAGAATCAAGTAAAAGCTTATCAATTATTTGTGGAGGCCTGGGAAAACGGTGAAATTTCTAAATCAGATAAAACAGACAAATTTGAGATGTTATTTAGAGTGCATGCTCCAGGTGAAGGTAGGGTAGTTTGTTTATGTAAGGCACATAGTGATAAAGAAATTTTTGCGCATTTTGCTCCATGGAGAGCAAAATTTGGAATTCATATGGAATTTACACCTGTAATAAGTTGTCAAAATGTTGTTGATTATCATAAAGATTTATTTAAAACTTTAGGTTAA